Proteins from one Burkholderia sp. genomic window:
- a CDS encoding YggT family protein produces MLSEIVCFLLNTVFTLFGVALLLRVWMQAVCMPPYNPVKQAVLQVTNWIVLPLRRIITGTRGIDWASVVAALLAAFVYVVLMMSLAGMDVLSILPTIVIVALTIAKWALNLVLWMTILMALLSWLNPRSPAMAILFPLTAPLFNPLRRVLPNIGGLDLSPILLCVIVQVLLMVVTRVVISMTLLTM; encoded by the coding sequence ATGCTCAGCGAGATCGTTTGCTTTCTGCTCAATACCGTATTCACGCTGTTCGGTGTCGCCCTGCTGCTGCGCGTCTGGATGCAAGCGGTGTGTATGCCGCCGTACAACCCCGTCAAGCAGGCCGTGCTGCAGGTGACCAACTGGATCGTTCTGCCGCTGCGCCGCATTATTACCGGCACGCGCGGCATCGACTGGGCGAGCGTGGTGGCGGCGTTGCTGGCCGCCTTCGTTTACGTAGTGCTGATGATGTCGCTGGCTGGCATGGATGTGCTGTCGATCCTGCCCACCATCGTGATCGTCGCCCTGACCATCGCCAAATGGGCGCTTAACCTGGTGCTGTGGATGACTATCCTGATGGCGCTGCTGTCGTGGCTGAACCCGCGCTCGCCGGCTATGGCGATCCTGTTCCCGCTGACTGCCCCGCTATTCAATCCGCTGCGTCGTGTACTGCCGAATATCGGCGGGCTGGATCTGTCTCCGATTCTTTTATGCGTGATCGTGCAAGTGCTGCTGATGGTAGTCACGCGGGTGGTGATTTCAATGACTTTGCTGACGATGTGA
- a CDS encoding O-succinylhomoserine sulfhydrylase — protein MDASLSLETLAVRAGTLRSEYNEHSEALFLTSSFCFTSAQDAATRFANSEENYTYSRFTNPTVTMFQDRLAALEGGEACIATASGMAAIMSVVMSALQAGDHLISSRSLFGSTLGMFSQIFSKFGITTTFVDPTDLNAWREAVRPETKMFFLETPSNPLTELADIAAIATFAKEAKALFVVDNCFCSPVLQQSLKLGADVVMHSATKFLDGQGRVLGGALVGSKEFITGKVFPFVRTAGPTLSAFNAWVLLKGMETLSLRVERQSSNALEIARWLEQQPTIKRVFYPGLESHPQYEIARRQQKAGGAVVSFELKGDTPAAQRANAWRVIDNTRMVSITANLGDTRTTITHPATTTHSRITPEARATAGISEGLIRLAVGLENAEDLRNDLARGLDS, from the coding sequence ATGGATGCCTCTCTCAGCCTCGAAACCCTCGCCGTACGCGCGGGCACGTTGCGCAGCGAATACAACGAACACTCGGAAGCGCTGTTCTTGACCTCCAGCTTCTGCTTCACGAGCGCCCAGGACGCCGCCACACGCTTCGCGAACTCCGAAGAAAACTATACGTATTCGCGCTTCACCAACCCTACCGTGACAATGTTCCAGGACCGCCTGGCGGCGTTGGAAGGCGGCGAGGCCTGCATCGCGACGGCATCGGGGATGGCGGCCATCATGTCAGTGGTGATGTCGGCGCTGCAGGCGGGCGACCACCTTATCAGCTCGCGTAGCTTGTTCGGCTCGACGCTGGGCATGTTCTCGCAGATCTTCAGCAAGTTCGGCATTACCACCACCTTCGTCGATCCGACCGACCTCAATGCCTGGCGCGAAGCAGTGCGTCCAGAAACCAAGATGTTCTTCCTGGAGACGCCCTCGAACCCGCTCACCGAGCTAGCTGACATCGCCGCGATCGCGACCTTCGCCAAGGAGGCAAAGGCGCTGTTCGTGGTCGACAATTGTTTCTGCAGCCCGGTACTGCAGCAGTCGCTCAAACTCGGTGCCGACGTAGTGATGCACTCGGCCACCAAGTTCCTCGACGGCCAGGGCCGCGTTCTGGGCGGCGCGCTGGTGGGCTCGAAGGAATTCATCACGGGCAAAGTGTTCCCGTTCGTGCGCACTGCCGGGCCGACCCTGTCGGCTTTCAACGCCTGGGTGCTGCTCAAGGGGATGGAGACGCTGTCGCTACGCGTCGAGCGGCAATCGTCGAACGCGCTGGAAATCGCGCGCTGGCTGGAGCAACAGCCGACCATTAAGCGCGTATTCTACCCTGGGCTAGAGTCACATCCGCAGTACGAAATCGCCAGGCGCCAACAGAAGGCGGGCGGGGCAGTGGTCTCGTTCGAGCTCAAGGGCGACACGCCCGCTGCGCAGCGCGCTAATGCCTGGCGCGTGATCGATAATACCCGCATGGTGTCGATCACGGCCAACCTGGGCGATACTCGCACCACCATCACCCACCCGGCCACTACCACGCACTCGCGTATCACGCCAGAGGCGCGCGCGACGGCGGGGATTTCAGAAGGCCTAATCCGGCTCGCGGTCGGGCTAGAAAATGCTGAGGACCTGCGCAATGACCTGGCGCGCGGGCTTGATAGTTGA